One region of Paramagnetospirillum magnetotacticum MS-1 genomic DNA includes:
- a CDS encoding O-acetylhomoserine aminocarboxypropyltransferase yields MTDRPLTVYSDALLRRILADTRTIAMVGASTNWNRPSYFVMKYLQTKGYRVIPVNPAAAGQEILGETVRASLSEITEPVDMVDVFRRSDQVGPVADEAIAMGAKVLWMQLGVRNDEAAAKAEAAGLQVVMDRCPKIEYGRLGGELGWSGVNTGLIRNQAPEAPRAQGRKDRPMPPRNQSYGFETRAIHAGAAPDPATGARITPIYQTSSYVFEDAEQAASLFNLHTFGNIYSRLTNPTVSVLEERVATLEGGRAAVAAASGHAGQFLTFFTLLEPGDEFLASRNLYGGSLTQFGLTFRKLGWTCHFVDPKDPDNFRKAMTPKCKAIFVESLANPGGVVVDLEAIAAVAHEAGIPLVVDNTLATPYLCRPFDWGADIICHSTTKFLAGHGNSLGGVVVESGRFDWAQNDKFPSMTKPEPAYHGLTFYETFGDFGFTTKARAVALRDFGPAMAPMNAFLTITGIETLPLRMERHVENARKVAEFLETHPKVAWVSYAGLKSSPYFDLAAKYLPKGAGSVFTFGVKGGYEAGIKMVEGVRLFSHLANVGDTRSLILHPASTTHRQLSDEQRVAAGAGPDVIRLSVGLETADDIIRDLDQALSAIS; encoded by the coding sequence ATGACCGACCGCCCCCTAACCGTCTACAGCGATGCCTTGCTGCGGCGGATTCTTGCCGATACGCGGACCATCGCCATGGTGGGGGCCAGCACCAACTGGAACCGTCCCAGCTACTTCGTCATGAAGTACCTTCAGACCAAGGGATATCGGGTGATCCCGGTCAACCCGGCCGCCGCCGGACAGGAGATCCTGGGCGAGACGGTGCGGGCCAGCCTGTCGGAGATCACCGAGCCGGTGGACATGGTCGATGTCTTTCGCCGCTCCGATCAGGTGGGGCCGGTGGCTGATGAAGCCATCGCCATGGGCGCCAAGGTGCTGTGGATGCAGTTGGGGGTGCGCAACGACGAGGCCGCCGCCAAGGCCGAGGCGGCGGGGCTTCAAGTGGTGATGGACCGCTGCCCCAAGATCGAATACGGCCGCCTGGGCGGCGAGTTGGGGTGGAGCGGGGTCAATACGGGGCTGATCCGCAATCAGGCGCCCGAGGCGCCGCGCGCCCAGGGCCGCAAGGACCGCCCCATGCCGCCGCGCAATCAAAGCTATGGCTTCGAGACCCGCGCCATCCATGCCGGAGCCGCGCCCGATCCGGCCACGGGGGCGCGCATCACCCCCATCTACCAGACCTCGTCCTATGTGTTCGAGGACGCCGAACAGGCGGCATCGCTGTTCAACCTGCACACTTTCGGCAACATCTATTCGCGGCTGACCAATCCCACCGTTTCGGTGCTGGAGGAGCGGGTGGCGACCCTGGAAGGCGGGCGGGCCGCCGTGGCCGCCGCCTCGGGCCATGCCGGGCAGTTCCTGACCTTCTTCACCCTGCTGGAGCCGGGTGACGAGTTCCTGGCGTCGCGCAATCTCTATGGTGGCTCGCTCACCCAGTTCGGCCTGACCTTCCGCAAGTTGGGCTGGACCTGCCATTTCGTCGATCCCAAGGACCCGGACAATTTCCGTAAGGCGATGACGCCCAAGTGCAAGGCCATCTTCGTGGAAAGTCTGGCCAATCCCGGCGGCGTGGTGGTGGATCTGGAAGCCATCGCCGCCGTGGCGCACGAGGCCGGTATTCCCCTGGTGGTGGACAACACCCTGGCCACGCCCTATCTGTGCCGCCCGTTCGATTGGGGTGCGGACATCATCTGCCATTCCACCACCAAGTTCCTGGCCGGGCATGGCAATTCATTGGGCGGCGTGGTTGTGGAATCGGGGCGTTTCGACTGGGCGCAGAACGACAAGTTTCCGTCCATGACCAAGCCCGAGCCCGCCTATCACGGCCTGACCTTCTACGAGACCTTCGGCGATTTCGGCTTCACCACCAAGGCTCGCGCCGTGGCGCTCAGAGATTTTGGCCCGGCCATGGCGCCCATGAACGCCTTCCTGACCATCACGGGCATCGAGACCCTGCCGCTGCGCATGGAGCGCCATGTGGAGAATGCCCGCAAGGTGGCCGAATTCCTGGAAACCCATCCCAAAGTGGCCTGGGTATCCTATGCCGGGCTGAAATCCAGCCCCTACTTTGATCTGGCGGCCAAATACCTGCCCAAGGGCGCAGGTTCGGTCTTCACCTTCGGGGTCAAGGGCGGTTACGAGGCGGGGATCAAGATGGTGGAAGGCGTGCGGCTGTTCTCCCATCTGGCCAATGTGGGCGACACCCGCTCGCTGATCCTGCATCCGGCCTCGACCACCCACCGCCAGCTCAGCGACGAACAGCGGGTGGCGGCGGGCGCCGGTCCCGACGTGATCCGCCTGTCGGTGGGATTGGAAACCGCCGACGACATCATCCGCGATCTGGATCAGGCCCTGTCGGCCATTTCATAG
- a CDS encoding Crp/Fnr family transcriptional regulator — protein MRDSISVSGRARARRAETLDQTSLAILSRIPLLAEVAQWPAAQVDRAITPLRQSLGGILYRQGEGGGRLYVIVSGGAIMTSSVVAGGAACIIEILRPGDCFGEEALLGVERLSTATLLPKSLLLAVDAALLPIGGQRVLNHVYGRLSALTAEVAALKSLSPAQRLARLLLSLTDATLGPAVIVLPPKHKILAGWIGVRPETFSSRVLPKLRSVGVSFDGNRIAINDVAALDDFSRGRGRE, from the coding sequence ATGCGCGATTCCATTTCCGTTTCCGGCCGCGCCAGGGCGCGCCGGGCCGAAACTCTCGACCAGACCAGCCTGGCGATCCTTTCTAGAATTCCCCTGCTTGCCGAAGTGGCGCAATGGCCCGCCGCGCAGGTGGACAGGGCCATAACACCGCTGCGCCAGAGTCTTGGCGGTATTTTATACCGGCAGGGCGAGGGGGGAGGCCGTCTATACGTGATCGTCTCGGGCGGGGCGATCATGACATCCTCGGTCGTCGCCGGGGGGGCGGCCTGCATCATCGAAATCCTGCGTCCCGGCGACTGCTTCGGGGAAGAGGCGCTTCTCGGCGTCGAGCGGCTCAGCACGGCGACCCTTTTGCCGAAAAGCCTGCTCCTGGCCGTGGATGCGGCACTGTTACCCATCGGGGGACAACGCGTTCTCAACCATGTCTATGGCAGGCTTTCTGCCCTGACAGCGGAAGTCGCGGCCCTCAAATCCCTGTCTCCGGCCCAGCGCCTGGCCCGGCTGTTGTTGTCGCTGACCGACGCCACCCTTGGCCCCGCGGTGATTGTCCTGCCGCCCAAACACAAGATTCTGGCGGGATGGATCGGAGTCAGGCCCGAGACGTTTTCGTCACGGGTGTTGCCGAAACTCCGCTCGGTCGGCGTCAGTTTCGACGGCAACCGAATCGCCATCAATGATGTGGCTGCCCTGGACGATTTTTCCCGTGGCCGGGGGCGGGAATAG
- a CDS encoding DUF2946 family protein — translation MLSLGLLFGATTVSGTLPAGDGDQIVICTSQGMVTVDPGATQQFPAAEHSTPTHCLCCLPSLHGGVDVARSVSSVSPTPTIIQRLAPPPVVGLVSPLRPWTSQPPRAPPAI, via the coding sequence GTGCTGTCTCTCGGTCTGCTGTTCGGCGCCACGACCGTTTCGGGGACACTCCCCGCCGGGGATGGCGACCAGATCGTCATATGCACGTCGCAAGGCATGGTGACCGTCGATCCCGGCGCCACCCAGCAATTCCCGGCGGCGGAACACTCCACCCCCACCCATTGCCTGTGCTGCCTGCCGTCGCTGCATGGCGGCGTGGACGTGGCGCGCTCCGTATCCTCCGTCTCGCCCACCCCCACGATCATCCAGCGGCTGGCCCCTCCCCCGGTGGTCGGGCTCGTCTCGCCTCTGCGCCCCTGGACCTCCCAGCCCCCTCGGGCCCCCCCGGCCATCTGA
- a CDS encoding TonB-dependent receptor encodes MNKVWMIAAAASAVLPCAMAAQAEENDVDLAPVTVTATKTEKPVSEAPATVSVVTDKQIEHNNVRRIDEALTSTMGVYVKGLGDGQTSNFSNQVTMRGVPSYSRTGVMIDGVSMTDGFSQGANMSVVPIDNIQQIEVVPGPFSSLYGGSAMGGVVNIITKAPTKREVIGRLGYGSNDHHLESGTYRDLWTLGGAKLGIVANLDHEASGGYVNEYVNKSAAGAGGTNVTGWAATTSNTGAAQYTIGDKGRRGWNKDNAGLKLFLDFDDDSKLTLEGSYHNSFTIFDRSNYYLTDAAGNHYPSGLATNNLTLGGAGANVQTKAGDFVAGPNGEEVQRYRIGYETKIWSDVTTKITVNHQRNNYWYVTPDTTTSNDYLGGGKYSDIPTTKLDVDSNIGMPIGTQHYLISGIAWNRNELYKQDYLMGSWREVGTLGRVVNIMRGATTTKAAYAQDEYSPIPPLTLTAGFRYDIWSTNGATSGSAYTQSGTTYTAYNKGYRERTKGALSPKLAAVYKFDTGTVLRAAWGRAFRTPNLSDLYSTTQTSSSTTNANPDLKPEKARSWEIGAEQAFDTGTTLRGTYFNTQITDMIYSYSTGSSPSVTNRVNAGSVHIQGYEGEIRQKFLGRFTAFANLIYQDAYVVNNPSVPSSVGHRVTYMPDQIWNIGLDGEYKGAFGSFNIQHVAKQFGTNNSADTAKNVFGAYDPYTIANLKLGFNITENYQASLAVNNITDKQYFSYYAASGRTFFGSLRAQF; translated from the coding sequence ATGAACAAAGTTTGGATGATCGCCGCCGCGGCCTCCGCGGTGCTGCCGTGCGCCATGGCCGCGCAGGCCGAGGAGAATGACGTCGATCTGGCTCCGGTCACGGTGACCGCGACCAAGACGGAAAAGCCGGTATCCGAGGCGCCCGCGACGGTCAGTGTGGTGACCGACAAGCAGATCGAGCACAACAATGTCAGGCGCATCGATGAAGCGCTGACCAGCACAATGGGCGTCTACGTCAAGGGGCTGGGCGACGGACAGACCAGCAATTTCAGCAATCAGGTCACCATGCGTGGCGTGCCGAGCTATAGCCGGACCGGCGTGATGATCGACGGCGTCAGCATGACCGATGGCTTCAGCCAGGGTGCCAATATGTCGGTGGTCCCCATCGACAACATCCAACAGATCGAGGTGGTTCCCGGCCCCTTCTCGTCCCTCTATGGCGGATCGGCCATGGGCGGTGTGGTCAACATCATCACCAAGGCCCCCACCAAGCGCGAAGTCATCGGCCGCCTGGGCTATGGCAGCAATGATCATCACCTGGAAAGCGGCACCTACCGCGACCTCTGGACGCTGGGCGGCGCCAAGCTGGGAATTGTCGCCAATCTGGATCACGAGGCCAGCGGGGGCTACGTCAACGAATACGTCAACAAGTCGGCAGCGGGCGCTGGCGGCACCAATGTGACCGGATGGGCCGCGACCACCAGCAATACCGGGGCGGCCCAGTACACGATCGGCGACAAGGGGCGGCGCGGCTGGAACAAGGACAATGCGGGACTGAAGCTGTTCCTCGACTTTGACGACGACAGCAAACTGACCCTCGAAGGGTCCTATCACAACTCGTTCACCATCTTCGACAGAAGCAATTATTACCTGACGGATGCAGCAGGGAACCACTATCCCAGCGGACTTGCCACCAACAATCTGACGCTCGGCGGCGCGGGCGCGAATGTCCAGACCAAGGCTGGCGATTTCGTCGCCGGTCCCAATGGCGAGGAGGTTCAGCGCTACCGAATCGGCTACGAGACCAAGATCTGGAGTGACGTCACCACCAAGATCACGGTCAACCACCAGCGGAACAATTACTGGTACGTCACGCCGGACACGACCACGTCCAACGACTATCTGGGTGGCGGAAAGTACAGCGATATCCCCACGACGAAATTGGACGTGGATTCCAATATCGGCATGCCCATCGGCACACAGCATTACCTGATCAGCGGCATCGCCTGGAATCGCAACGAGTTGTACAAGCAGGACTACCTCATGGGGAGCTGGCGCGAGGTCGGCACCCTGGGCCGCGTGGTCAACATCATGCGCGGCGCCACCACCACCAAGGCCGCCTATGCCCAGGACGAATATTCCCCCATTCCTCCGCTGACCCTGACCGCTGGGTTCCGCTACGACATCTGGTCCACCAATGGCGCCACCAGCGGCTCGGCCTATACTCAAAGCGGCACCACCTATACCGCGTACAACAAGGGCTATCGCGAGCGGACCAAGGGCGCGCTCAGTCCGAAACTGGCGGCGGTCTACAAGTTCGATACCGGAACGGTGCTGCGCGCCGCCTGGGGCCGCGCCTTCCGCACGCCCAATCTGTCGGACCTCTATTCGACCACCCAGACCAGTTCCAGCACCACCAACGCCAATCCCGACCTGAAGCCGGAAAAGGCCCGGTCTTGGGAAATCGGCGCGGAACAGGCCTTCGACACAGGAACGACCCTGCGCGGCACCTATTTCAACACCCAGATCACCGACATGATCTATTCCTACTCGACGGGAAGCAGCCCGTCGGTGACCAACCGGGTCAATGCGGGATCGGTCCATATCCAGGGCTATGAGGGGGAAATCCGCCAGAAATTCCTGGGCCGGTTCACCGCGTTTGCCAATCTGATCTATCAGGACGCCTATGTGGTCAACAACCCCAGCGTCCCCAGTTCGGTGGGCCATCGGGTCACCTATATGCCCGACCAGATCTGGAATATCGGCCTCGACGGTGAATACAAGGGCGCCTTCGGCTCGTTCAACATCCAGCACGTCGCCAAGCAGTTCGGAACGAACAATAGCGCGGATACCGCCAAGAACGTCTTCGGCGCCTACGACCCCTACACGATCGCCAACCTGAAGCTCGGCTTCAACATCACCGAGAACTACCAGGCCAGCCTGGCGGTCAACAACATCACCGACAAGCAGTACTTCAGCTATTACGCCGCATCGGGCCGAACCTTCTTCGGCTCGCTGCGCGCCCAATTCTAA
- a CDS encoding 4Fe-4S binding protein: MSRLKAAVDGVNFNRFRFWLQAFFFVLVIYGGYLGIELGNSLPMLSCGYNNEGRIGMCFLMPLQHELGWTWAKLFSWAITSLLTTFAVFVLWFVAINKGWCGFVCPLGTLQDWMTALRRRLGIRYSRYTLGQFKQLTRIKYVLLALAVLIPLGVGGGWFHNDMKLPFCSICPGKMIIPLLTGNTQYFTVDFSTKTAMVMSALGMLTTGLFFVGSFVKKRFWCFYCPMSALHYLFSKLAVLRLVKDGGKCTRCGDCYRVCDMEIKEIADDIRVGDIMMDDCTLCLKCVAACPETGALKANFAGRAIFEATEAGFIKRMNKGCKA, translated from the coding sequence ATGAGCAGGCTTAAGGCCGCCGTCGACGGCGTCAATTTCAACCGCTTCCGCTTCTGGCTCCAGGCGTTCTTCTTCGTCCTGGTGATCTATGGCGGCTATTTGGGCATCGAACTGGGCAATTCCCTGCCCATGCTGTCATGCGGCTACAACAATGAAGGCCGCATTGGCATGTGCTTCCTGATGCCGTTGCAGCACGAGCTGGGCTGGACCTGGGCCAAGCTGTTCAGTTGGGCCATCACCTCGCTTCTGACCACCTTCGCCGTATTCGTTCTGTGGTTTGTGGCCATCAACAAGGGCTGGTGCGGATTCGTCTGCCCGCTGGGCACGCTGCAGGACTGGATGACGGCCCTGCGGCGGCGACTGGGAATCCGCTATTCCCGCTATACGCTGGGCCAGTTCAAGCAACTGACCCGGATCAAATACGTCCTGCTGGCCCTGGCCGTGCTGATCCCGCTGGGTGTCGGCGGCGGCTGGTTCCACAACGACATGAAGCTGCCCTTCTGCTCCATCTGCCCCGGTAAGATGATCATTCCCCTGCTCACTGGTAACACCCAGTACTTCACCGTCGACTTCTCCACAAAGACGGCCATGGTGATGAGCGCGTTGGGCATGCTGACCACCGGGCTGTTCTTCGTGGGCTCGTTCGTCAAGAAGCGCTTCTGGTGCTTCTACTGCCCCATGAGCGCGCTGCATTACCTGTTCTCCAAGCTGGCCGTCCTGCGGCTGGTCAAGGACGGCGGAAAGTGCACCCGCTGCGGCGACTGCTACCGGGTCTGCGACATGGAGATCAAGGAGATCGCCGACGATATCCGGGTCGGCGACATCATGATGGACGACTGCACCTTATGCCTGAAATGCGTGGCCGCCTGCCCCGAGACCGGGGCCTTGAAGGCGAATTTCGCCGGCCGGGCGATCTTCGAGGCGACCGAGGCCGGTTTCATCAAGCGAATGAACAAAGGATGCAAGGCATGA
- a CDS encoding double-cubane-cluster-containing anaerobic reductase, translating into MTAAAPNDFARSKQAREAENMLDHIVDDFDDNLASMTYFYDLFRRVYIQGEDIRPKGIQVGTTCIQAPEELIHAFGAHPVRLCNGSYHYDQIGADFMPAKSCSLVKATLGMLCSENPVPRVGKLDLVVNPTTCDQKKKASAMMEGMGHTVFDLELPNVKESEASRVYWQRSVREFAERLRALTGKRLTRKNLLAAMAKTRRAEMAFRTMDTFRQRQPAVLLGKDVFLVTNAFFFDDIERWTEAVEALNQELAARAESGVTAAQRKAPRIVFTGSPPIFPNLKLPILIEQAGGVVVADETCSANRMLYDMTAVDEWLVNDMVDSLADKYLKPCTCPIFTRNEDRQRRLLELAAKFSADGVVYQSFAGCQVYEMEQKSIADLLNAQGIPMLYVETDYSPDDMGQLSTRIEAFLESIKTRKRNRK; encoded by the coding sequence ATGACCGCCGCCGCTCCCAACGATTTCGCGCGCAGCAAGCAGGCGCGTGAAGCCGAGAACATGCTGGACCACATCGTCGATGACTTCGACGACAACCTGGCCAGCATGACCTATTTCTACGACCTGTTCCGCCGCGTCTACATCCAGGGAGAGGACATCCGGCCAAAAGGCATTCAGGTGGGCACCACCTGCATCCAGGCCCCCGAGGAACTGATCCACGCCTTTGGCGCCCATCCGGTGCGGCTGTGCAATGGCTCGTATCATTACGACCAGATCGGCGCCGATTTCATGCCCGCCAAGTCGTGCTCCCTGGTCAAGGCGACGCTGGGCATGCTGTGCTCGGAAAATCCGGTTCCTCGCGTCGGCAAGCTGGATCTGGTCGTCAACCCCACCACCTGCGACCAGAAGAAGAAGGCCAGCGCCATGATGGAAGGCATGGGCCATACGGTCTTCGATCTGGAGCTTCCCAACGTCAAGGAAAGCGAGGCGTCGCGCGTCTATTGGCAGCGGTCGGTGCGCGAATTCGCCGAGCGTCTGCGGGCGCTGACCGGCAAGCGCCTGACCCGCAAGAACCTCCTGGCCGCCATGGCCAAGACTAGGCGGGCCGAGATGGCCTTTCGAACCATGGACACCTTCCGCCAGCGGCAACCGGCCGTCTTGCTGGGCAAGGATGTCTTCTTGGTCACCAACGCCTTCTTCTTCGACGATATCGAACGCTGGACCGAGGCCGTCGAGGCGCTGAACCAGGAACTGGCCGCACGCGCCGAATCGGGCGTCACCGCCGCCCAGCGCAAGGCGCCGCGCATCGTGTTCACCGGGTCGCCGCCGATCTTTCCCAATCTCAAACTGCCGATCCTGATCGAGCAGGCGGGCGGCGTGGTGGTGGCCGACGAGACCTGCTCGGCCAACCGCATGCTTTACGACATGACGGCGGTGGATGAATGGCTGGTCAACGACATGGTGGACAGTCTGGCCGACAAATACCTGAAGCCCTGCACCTGCCCCATCTTCACCCGCAACGAGGACCGTCAGCGCCGCCTGCTGGAACTGGCCGCCAAATTCTCCGCCGATGGCGTGGTCTATCAGTCCTTCGCCGGTTGCCAGGTCTACGAGATGGAGCAGAAGTCCATCGCCGACCTGCTGAACGCCCAGGGCATTCCCATGCTCTACGTCGAGACCGATTACAGCCCCGACGACATGGGGCAGTTGTCCACCCGCATCGAAGCCTTCCTCGAATCCATCAAGACGCGCAAGAGGAACCGGAAATGA
- a CDS encoding acyl-CoA dehydratase activase, producing the protein MTYFAGIDIGSTAIKVALVHGDGTLAGAHVTASGSLFHKNAKEALQGLLDRHGLRREQVRYLIATGYGRKLFKEADDSISEITANAIGAHEAGKAFGGVRTIINIGGQDSKAIQIDGEGGVVNFAMNDKCAAGTGRFLDVAARNLDLDLEDLGDIHFNGAGAALSINSTCTVFAESEIIGLLANGHGKGEIVAGIHYSIARRTVRLAKRVGIEDRVYFDGGPALNKGLVAAIEDELGRQLVVPEHPQTTTAFGAAILARSEYLAEQGDEA; encoded by the coding sequence ATGACCTATTTCGCCGGGATCGATATCGGCTCGACCGCCATCAAGGTGGCGCTGGTCCATGGGGACGGCACCCTGGCCGGGGCGCATGTGACCGCCTCGGGAAGCCTGTTCCACAAGAACGCCAAGGAGGCGCTGCAAGGCCTGCTGGACCGCCATGGCCTGCGCCGCGAACAGGTCCGCTACCTGATCGCCACCGGCTATGGCCGCAAGCTGTTCAAGGAGGCCGATGATTCCATCAGCGAAATCACCGCCAACGCCATCGGCGCGCACGAGGCCGGAAAGGCGTTCGGCGGCGTGCGCACCATCATCAATATCGGCGGCCAGGATTCCAAGGCTATCCAGATCGATGGCGAAGGCGGTGTGGTCAACTTCGCCATGAACGACAAATGCGCCGCCGGAACCGGGCGTTTCCTCGATGTGGCCGCCCGCAACCTGGATCTGGATCTGGAGGATTTGGGCGACATCCACTTCAACGGAGCCGGGGCGGCGCTTTCCATCAACAGCACCTGCACCGTGTTCGCCGAATCCGAGATCATCGGGCTGCTGGCCAATGGCCACGGAAAAGGCGAGATCGTCGCCGGTATCCATTATTCCATCGCGCGCCGGACCGTGCGCCTTGCCAAGCGGGTGGGGATCGAGGACCGCGTCTATTTCGACGGCGGCCCGGCCCTGAACAAGGGATTGGTGGCGGCCATCGAGGACGAACTGGGCCGCCAATTGGTGGTGCCCGAACATCCCCAGACCACCACGGCCTTCGGTGCCGCCATCCTGGCCCGCAGCGAGTACCTGGCCGAACAGGGAGACGAGGCGTGA
- a CDS encoding sulfite exporter TauE/SafE family protein → MSPESPLAIGLPMAMAMGLVFGMGPCLLSCLPYLGPVFLGSDEGVARSWRIMLPLSLGRLGSYGGLGIASGLVGHLAEDMIGIAAIRFLVGSAALLMGVALLAGERKGHRLCSLAAETTRPAGLVLMGLGLGMTPCAPLGAVLVSAAASSDPVWGGVLGLCFGLGAITVPAIAYGIGGAFIGAQLRNALGRWRTGIERTSAALLIGSGLLGIWRGLGL, encoded by the coding sequence GTGAGCCCCGAATCCCCCCTGGCGATCGGCTTGCCCATGGCCATGGCCATGGGGCTGGTGTTCGGAATGGGGCCTTGCCTGCTGTCGTGCCTGCCTTATCTCGGCCCGGTCTTCCTCGGCTCGGACGAGGGCGTCGCCAGATCGTGGCGCATCATGCTTCCCCTGTCGCTGGGGCGGCTGGGAAGCTATGGCGGGTTGGGAATCGCTTCGGGTCTGGTGGGTCATCTGGCCGAGGACATGATTGGCATCGCGGCCATCCGCTTCCTGGTCGGAAGCGCCGCGCTTCTTATGGGCGTTGCCCTGCTGGCCGGTGAACGCAAGGGGCACCGGCTATGCTCGCTTGCCGCCGAGACGACGCGGCCCGCCGGGCTGGTCCTCATGGGGCTGGGACTGGGCATGACGCCCTGCGCACCCCTGGGAGCCGTCCTGGTGTCCGCCGCGGCCTCCTCGGACCCGGTCTGGGGAGGCGTTCTCGGCCTGTGCTTCGGCCTCGGAGCCATTACGGTTCCGGCCATTGCCTATGGAATCGGAGGCGCCTTCATCGGCGCGCAATTGCGCAATGCCCTGGGTCGCTGGCGAACCGGCATCGAGAGGACAAGCGCCGCCCTGCTGATCGGTTCCGGTCTGCTGGGCATCTGGCGCGGCCTGGGCCTTTAA
- a CDS encoding energy transducer TonB produces MFTMGSLGLGSPRGFGGPASTGIAALAHLVLAGLLMMGFETAERPKPPAASMIEVRFTAPPRPVPPQAPQAVPQKPLPPPPPKAPAAKVVKAPSPPVPTVTLPVAEAAPASPAAPAASVVAEPAPSPVVEARFDAAYLNNPKPPYPVASRRMGEVGTVFLRVLVSENGKAIEVMLKRSSGSARLDQSALETVRTWSFQPAHRGGTPLQSWVVVPIEFNLN; encoded by the coding sequence ATGTTCACCATGGGAAGCTTGGGTCTGGGATCGCCACGGGGTTTCGGCGGACCGGCCTCGACCGGAATCGCCGCCCTCGCCCATCTTGTGCTGGCCGGACTCCTGATGATGGGTTTCGAGACGGCGGAACGGCCCAAGCCGCCCGCAGCCTCCATGATCGAGGTCCGCTTCACCGCGCCGCCACGTCCCGTTCCGCCCCAGGCCCCGCAGGCCGTCCCGCAAAAGCCGCTTCCGCCGCCGCCCCCCAAGGCGCCCGCGGCGAAAGTGGTGAAGGCTCCGTCTCCACCGGTTCCCACCGTCACCTTGCCCGTTGCCGAGGCGGCTCCGGCTTCTCCTGCCGCCCCGGCGGCTTCCGTTGTGGCCGAGCCCGCACCATCGCCCGTGGTCGAAGCGCGTTTCGACGCCGCCTATCTCAATAACCCCAAGCCCCCCTACCCCGTCGCCTCGCGGCGGATGGGCGAGGTGGGAACGGTTTTCCTGCGGGTCCTGGTCTCCGAGAACGGCAAGGCCATCGAGGTCATGCTGAAGCGTTCTTCCGGTTCGGCGCGCCTGGACCAATCGGCGTTGGAGACGGTCAGGACGTGGAGCTTCCAGCCCGCCCATCGCGGTGGAACGCCGCTGCAAAGCTGGGTGGTGGTGCCCATCGAGTTCAACCTGAATTGA